The Leptolyngbya sp. CCY15150 genome contains a region encoding:
- a CDS encoding RNA-binding protein — translation MTIYVGNLSFQATEEDLQEVFAEYGEVSRISLPTDRETGRKRGFAFIEMKEDSVEDTVIAELDGAEWLGRELRVNKAKPRENSGGGNRRGGMRAG, via the coding sequence GTGACTATTTACGTTGGCAACCTGTCTTTTCAGGCAACCGAAGAAGACCTGCAAGAAGTATTTGCTGAATATGGCGAGGTTTCTCGCATCAGCCTTCCCACTGACCGTGAAACAGGCAGGAAGCGTGGATTTGCTTTCATCGAGATGAAAGAAGATTCTGTGGAAGACACTGTCATTGCAGAGTTAGATGGCGCAGAGTGGCTCGGCCGTGAGCTACGGGTGAATAAGGCAAAACCCAGAGAGAACAGCGGAGGCGGCAACCGCCGAGGTGGAATGCGCGCAGGCTAA
- the hydA gene encoding dihydropyrimidinase: MSQVVIQGGRIVTAVDDYVADILVENGKVEAIARHLDVPGAVCHDATGMLVIPGGIDVHTHMEGPQGPAMNCDTYESGTYAAAFGGTTTIVDFAYQGRGESAKHTLDERLALAEPQVCIDYSFHMVLTDINPDVLAELPDLINQDGISSIKMYMAYPGTLMVSDADIFRTMRAVGDHGGMVNLHAENGQVIQVLIDEALAQGNTSPKYHALTRPRIMEAEATHRAIRIAELAEIPVYIVHLSAPEALAAVVEARDRGIEAFAETCPHYLFLHSDEYERPGFDAAQYVMTPPLRDHHCHHDLWRGLRFDDLQLVATDHCPFCMNEQPLGVRFSKQLGRDNFNKIPNGAPGVEDRLVLLYDGGVRTGKISLNRFVQLTATAPAKMFGLFPRKGTIAVGSDADLVIFDPEEQHVISASSHHSRVDYSMFEGRQVTGKVKKVFVRGRLLVDGDRWCGEAGYGTFQKRAASGRIL; the protein is encoded by the coding sequence ATGAGCCAAGTGGTGATTCAGGGTGGACGGATTGTAACGGCGGTGGATGACTACGTTGCCGATATTTTGGTGGAGAATGGCAAGGTCGAGGCGATCGCTCGCCACTTGGACGTACCGGGGGCTGTGTGTCATGACGCGACCGGGATGCTGGTGATTCCGGGGGGTATTGACGTCCATACCCATATGGAAGGCCCCCAGGGGCCAGCGATGAACTGTGATACCTATGAGTCGGGTACCTATGCGGCGGCTTTTGGCGGTACAACGACAATCGTTGACTTTGCCTATCAAGGTCGGGGAGAAAGCGCTAAGCATACGCTGGATGAACGCCTGGCCTTGGCAGAGCCTCAGGTCTGTATCGACTACAGCTTCCACATGGTGCTCACGGATATTAATCCGGATGTGTTGGCAGAGTTGCCGGATTTGATTAACCAGGATGGGATATCCAGCATCAAAATGTACATGGCCTATCCCGGCACCTTGATGGTGAGTGATGCAGACATTTTTCGCACCATGCGCGCCGTAGGAGACCATGGCGGTATGGTGAATCTCCATGCTGAGAACGGCCAGGTGATTCAGGTGTTGATTGATGAGGCGTTGGCCCAGGGCAATACGTCACCGAAGTACCATGCCCTCACCCGCCCCCGGATCATGGAAGCGGAGGCTACCCATCGGGCGATCCGCATCGCTGAATTGGCGGAGATTCCGGTGTATATCGTACATCTCTCTGCTCCAGAAGCCCTGGCGGCGGTGGTGGAGGCCCGCGATCGCGGCATTGAGGCGTTTGCCGAAACCTGTCCCCACTATTTGTTTCTCCACAGCGATGAGTATGAACGTCCTGGCTTTGATGCAGCTCAGTATGTGATGACGCCGCCGCTGCGGGATCATCATTGCCACCATGATCTATGGCGAGGGTTGCGGTTTGATGATCTGCAACTGGTGGCCACGGATCACTGTCCGTTTTGCATGAATGAACAGCCTCTGGGCGTACGCTTTTCCAAACAATTGGGCCGCGACAATTTCAACAAGATTCCCAATGGGGCTCCTGGAGTGGAAGATCGTTTGGTGCTGCTCTATGACGGCGGTGTGCGCACGGGCAAAATTTCCCTGAATCGCTTTGTGCAGCTCACGGCCACGGCCCCTGCCAAGATGTTTGGCCTGTTTCCCCGCAAGGGCACGATCGCGGTGGGCAGTGATGCCGACTTGGTGATCTTTGATCCAGAGGAACAGCATGTGATTAGCGCCAGCTCCCACCATTCGCGGGTGGACTATTCCATGTTTGAAGGGCGGCAGGTGACCGGCAAGGTGAAGAAGGTGTTTGTGCGAGGACGGCTGCTGGTGGATGGCGATCGCTGGTGTGGGGAAGCGGGCTATGGCACCTTCCAAAAGCGAGCGGCCTCGGGACGGATTCTGTGA
- a CDS encoding Sll0314/Alr1548 family TPR repeat-containing protein, producing the protein MAATASFRSLGSYLKRLSKPLIVGSMAIALSLGASPAWAGDPFRTSDPRSIGDQTEAAFRAMFEQGNYVEAGRLLESAEDDEPMAHAMVASLAYLEEDWDTMGSRATLTREAAEALVETDPLRGNLYMAVGHFMEGAHVIMTQGTLRGSPTALMKLQNVFSHINAAEAIDATDPELNLVKGFMDLMIAVNLPFADPEDAISRLENYAAPPYVAQRGIAVACRDLDDHGCATTAIDRAIAAAPNNPDLYYLKAQILVQQGDEAASLEFFDLALESRDNFPTALGNQIAWERCRTNNRVTDGNQNCDRLRR; encoded by the coding sequence ATGGCAGCCACAGCGTCGTTTCGTTCCCTTGGGTCTTATCTCAAGCGCCTGTCCAAACCCCTGATCGTCGGCAGTATGGCGATCGCCCTCAGTTTGGGCGCATCTCCGGCTTGGGCTGGAGACCCCTTCCGCACCAGTGACCCTCGCAGCATTGGCGATCAAACCGAAGCAGCCTTCCGCGCCATGTTTGAGCAGGGTAATTATGTAGAAGCCGGTCGCTTACTAGAATCTGCTGAAGACGATGAACCCATGGCCCATGCCATGGTGGCTTCCCTGGCCTACCTAGAAGAGGATTGGGATACCATGGGCAGCCGTGCTACCCTCACCCGTGAGGCGGCGGAAGCTTTGGTGGAGACAGATCCTTTACGGGGCAATCTCTATATGGCCGTGGGGCATTTCATGGAAGGAGCCCATGTGATTATGACCCAAGGCACCCTGCGGGGCTCACCCACAGCTTTGATGAAACTACAGAATGTTTTTAGCCACATCAATGCGGCTGAAGCAATTGATGCCACCGATCCAGAATTGAACCTGGTCAAAGGGTTTATGGACTTGATGATTGCGGTGAACCTGCCCTTTGCTGATCCAGAAGATGCCATTAGCCGCCTAGAAAACTACGCTGCGCCGCCCTACGTAGCCCAGCGCGGCATTGCGGTGGCCTGTCGTGATTTGGATGACCATGGCTGCGCTACGACCGCCATTGATCGAGCGATCGCTGCGGCTCCCAATAATCCAGACTTGTACTATCTCAAGGCGCAAATTTTAGTGCAGCAAGGGGATGAAGCGGCCAGCCTTGAGTTTTTCGACCTGGCCCTGGAGAGCCGCGATAATTTCCCCACGGCCCTCGGCAACCAAATTGCCTGGGAGCGTTGTCGTACCAATAATCGGGTGACGGACGGTAATCAAAATTGCGATCGCCTACGTCGCTAA
- the recR gene encoding recombination mediator RecR, producing the protein MVGGTATVYTRPLARLIEQFQRLPGIGPKTAQRLALHILKRPETEVQALAEALVAARQQIGLCSICFHLSADPVCEICRAPSRDDQTICVVSDSRDVIALEKTREYRGKYHVLGGMISPMDGVGPDQLHIAPLIRRVSQQQVSEVIIAISPSVEGETTTLYLGQLLKPFTKVTRIAFGLPMGGDLEYADEVTLARALEGRREID; encoded by the coding sequence TTGGTTGGAGGAACAGCTACGGTTTACACACGTCCCTTAGCCCGCTTGATTGAACAGTTCCAGCGCCTACCTGGCATTGGCCCCAAAACAGCTCAGCGGCTAGCTCTACACATCTTAAAACGACCAGAAACTGAGGTTCAGGCCCTTGCCGAAGCCTTGGTAGCAGCTCGGCAGCAGATTGGTCTATGTTCTATCTGCTTTCACCTATCTGCAGATCCGGTTTGTGAAATCTGTCGTGCGCCTTCGCGGGATGACCAAACCATTTGCGTAGTCTCCGATTCTAGAGACGTGATCGCCTTAGAAAAAACTCGCGAGTATCGCGGTAAGTACCATGTCCTCGGCGGCATGATTTCTCCTATGGATGGCGTTGGCCCCGATCAACTGCACATTGCGCCGCTCATTCGCCGCGTGAGCCAGCAGCAGGTGTCAGAAGTGATCATCGCCATCAGCCCCAGCGTCGAGGGGGAAACCACGACGCTGTATCTTGGGCAGTTGCTGAAACCGTTCACCAAGGTGACCCGCATTGCCTTTGGCCTGCCGATGGGCGGTGATTTAGAATATGCCGATGAAGTTACCCTGGCGCGGGCCTTAGAAGGCCGCCGGGAAATCGATTAA
- the psbA gene encoding photosystem II q(b) protein, translated as MTTTLQQRDGANVWERFCNWVTSTDNRLYVGWFGVLMIPTLLTATICFIIAFVAAPPVDIDGIREPVAGSLIYGNNIISGAVVPSSNAIGLHLYPIWEAASLDEWLYNGGPYQLVCFHFLIGIFCYMGRQWELSYRLGMRPWICVAYSAPLAAATSVFLIYPIGQGSFSDGMPLGISGTFNFMFVFQAEHNILMHPFHMLGVAGVFGGSLFSAMHGSLVTSSLVRETTETESQNYGYKFGQEEETYNIVAAHGYFGRLIFQYASFNNSRALHFFLGAWPVVGIWFTALGISTMAFNLNGFNFNQSVLDSQGRVVGTWADVLNRANLGMEVMHERNAHNFPLDLAAVDAPEIG; from the coding sequence ATGACTACAACCTTACAGCAGCGCGATGGCGCTAATGTATGGGAGCGGTTTTGCAACTGGGTCACCAGCACCGATAACCGCCTCTATGTAGGCTGGTTCGGCGTCTTGATGATTCCTACCCTGCTCACCGCTACCATCTGTTTCATCATTGCCTTCGTGGCAGCACCTCCCGTTGACATCGACGGCATCCGCGAGCCTGTTGCAGGTTCGTTGATCTACGGCAACAACATCATCTCCGGTGCGGTTGTGCCTTCTTCCAACGCCATTGGTCTTCACCTCTACCCCATCTGGGAAGCAGCTTCCCTTGATGAGTGGTTGTACAACGGCGGCCCTTACCAGTTGGTTTGTTTCCACTTCCTGATCGGCATTTTCTGCTACATGGGACGTCAGTGGGAACTCTCCTACCGCTTGGGTATGCGTCCTTGGATCTGCGTTGCCTACAGCGCTCCCTTGGCTGCTGCAACCTCTGTGTTCTTGATCTACCCGATTGGTCAAGGTTCCTTCTCCGACGGTATGCCCTTGGGTATCTCCGGCACCTTCAACTTCATGTTCGTGTTCCAAGCCGAGCACAACATCTTGATGCACCCCTTCCACATGTTGGGTGTGGCTGGTGTCTTCGGTGGCTCACTGTTCTCGGCGATGCACGGTTCCTTGGTGACCTCCAGCCTAGTGCGTGAGACGACCGAGACCGAGTCTCAGAACTACGGCTATAAGTTCGGGCAAGAAGAAGAAACCTACAACATCGTTGCGGCTCACGGCTACTTCGGTCGTTTGATCTTCCAATATGCTTCGTTCAACAACTCTCGCGCCCTGCACTTCTTCTTGGGTGCATGGCCGGTGGTCGGCATCTGGTTCACCGCTCTGGGCATCAGCACCATGGCGTTTAACCTGAACGGCTTCAACTTCAACCAATCCGTTCTCGACTCTCAAGGTCGTGTAGTGGGCACTTGGGCAGACGTGTTGAACCGCGCCAACCTAGGTATGGAAGTCATGCACGAGCGTAATGCTCACAACTTCCCGCTTGACTTGGCTGCTGTGGATGCACCTGAAATCGGTTAA
- a CDS encoding putative 2-dehydropantoate 2-reductase, translating into MPQSKRRYAILGTGALGGFYGAQLQQSGLEVHYLLHRDYDYVRQHGLVVESADGDVILPEVQAHASVATMPPCDVVVVALKTTQNHLLPQWLPSVTKPDGVVLVLQNGLDVEPYVADIVGADRVMGGLCFICSNKVGPGHIRHLDYKKIALGDYGSNYAARGITERLKAIAQDFEQAGIPIDQTEDLLWARWRKLIWNIPFNGLSVVLNASTSEMIFDPHARQLAIALMQEVIAVAAAYGRVLDDHYIQQNIDHTEHMKPYRTSMKIDYDEQRPLELQAIFKQPIIAAQAKQVPVPLTHMLYQQLQFLDQRNQGA; encoded by the coding sequence ATGCCACAGTCTAAACGTCGATATGCCATTCTGGGGACGGGTGCCCTAGGCGGATTTTATGGAGCACAGTTGCAGCAATCAGGTCTGGAGGTTCACTACCTGCTGCACCGGGATTATGACTATGTTCGGCAGCATGGTCTTGTTGTGGAGTCTGCTGATGGCGATGTGATTCTCCCTGAGGTACAGGCCCATGCCAGTGTAGCCACCATGCCCCCCTGCGATGTGGTTGTGGTGGCGTTAAAGACGACTCAGAATCACCTGCTCCCCCAGTGGCTGCCTAGCGTCACCAAGCCCGATGGCGTGGTTCTGGTGCTGCAAAACGGATTAGACGTAGAGCCCTACGTGGCAGATATTGTCGGGGCAGATCGGGTGATGGGCGGGCTTTGTTTCATCTGTTCCAACAAAGTTGGGCCGGGGCATATTCGCCATTTGGATTACAAAAAGATTGCCCTAGGTGACTACGGGTCAAACTATGCAGCTAGGGGCATCACAGAACGGTTGAAAGCGATCGCTCAAGATTTTGAACAGGCGGGAATTCCCATTGATCAAACGGAAGATTTGCTCTGGGCTCGCTGGAGAAAACTGATTTGGAATATTCCCTTCAATGGTCTCTCTGTTGTCCTCAATGCCAGCACCAGCGAGATGATTTTTGACCCCCATGCGCGTCAATTAGCGATCGCATTGATGCAGGAAGTGATTGCCGTGGCTGCTGCCTATGGTCGAGTTTTGGATGACCATTATATTCAGCAGAATATTGACCATACTGAGCATATGAAACCCTACCGCACCAGCATGAAAATTGACTATGACGAACAGCGTCCGCTGGAGTTGCAAGCCATTTTCAAACAGCCGATTATCGCGGCTCAGGCTAAACAAGTGCCCGTCCCGTTGACACATATGCTTTATCAACAGCTACAGTTTTTGGATCAACGAAATCAAGGGGCTTGA
- a CDS encoding actin-binding WH2 domain-containing protein, with the protein MKYFAVLLGLLRDRDAFLNDIQNEVRLERKIIALLVSSCIFFAVYGAIIGSSSSWLQLIASAIKLPALYLITLVICLPTLYFFDILFGSKLSFGQYITLMLTNMAVISVLLFSFAPVTLFFLISVPDYDFFLLLNVAFFGVTGFVGVKLFYEGMLSLTVPQTLPSTAEQAIAPLPASQSTSSEDRHDFTDEIIAIEDNQDSRIKTKETSANKLQDSRRKLLQAWLILYGLVGSQLGWTLRPFFGAPGEPFQLFRPDIGGNFYINVIQTLLHFLFNY; encoded by the coding sequence GTGAAGTACTTTGCGGTGTTGCTGGGACTTTTACGCGATCGCGATGCCTTTTTAAACGACATTCAAAACGAAGTTCGCTTAGAAAGAAAAATCATTGCTTTACTCGTATCAAGCTGCATATTTTTTGCAGTTTATGGTGCCATTATTGGATCATCAAGCAGTTGGCTACAGTTAATTGCTTCCGCTATAAAATTGCCAGCTCTCTACTTAATTACGCTAGTTATTTGTTTGCCAACGCTCTATTTTTTCGACATTTTGTTTGGCTCAAAACTATCGTTTGGGCAATATATAACGCTGATGCTCACCAACATGGCGGTCATTAGTGTTCTGCTCTTTAGTTTTGCGCCCGTCACGCTATTTTTTCTAATTTCAGTACCAGACTATGACTTTTTTCTTCTGCTAAACGTGGCATTTTTTGGGGTGACTGGCTTTGTAGGCGTCAAGCTTTTCTACGAAGGCATGCTGTCTCTAACCGTTCCTCAAACGTTGCCGTCTACAGCAGAACAAGCGATCGCTCCCCTACCTGCCTCTCAATCTACATCGTCAGAAGATCGCCATGATTTTACCGATGAGATTATTGCCATTGAAGACAACCAAGATAGCAGAATCAAGACGAAGGAAACTAGTGCAAATAAGCTGCAGGATAGCCGCAGAAAACTTTTGCAAGCTTGGTTAATCCTCTATGGTCTTGTAGGTAGCCAACTGGGTTGGACATTGCGTCCATTTTTTGGGGCTCCCGGAGAACCCTTCCAACTTTTCCGTCCTGATATTGGCGGCAACTTTTATATCAATGTTATTCAGACACTGCTCCATTTTCTATTCAACTACTAA
- the pgsA gene encoding CDP-diacylglycerol--glycerol-3-phosphate 3-phosphatidyltransferase: MTLPNWITVSRLLGVPLLLYTLHQPTELLRWISLGIFLVAAGTDWLDGYLARRLNQISEMGKFLDPLVDKLLVLAPLLALVELGEVPAWGVFLILARELTIAGWRVNQAQVSGANLWGKLKTVTQIVAIALLITPLPLVWHPLSMGVFWLAVLLTWISGGLYLWQGLRSPKARSL, from the coding sequence ATGACCCTTCCCAATTGGATCACGGTGTCACGGTTGCTAGGTGTACCCCTCCTGCTGTATACCCTGCATCAGCCCACAGAACTGCTGCGATGGATTAGTCTTGGTATTTTTCTCGTGGCGGCAGGTACAGATTGGCTGGATGGCTACCTGGCTCGCCGGTTGAATCAAATCAGTGAAATGGGGAAGTTTTTAGACCCCTTGGTCGATAAACTCTTAGTCTTAGCACCTCTCCTAGCCTTGGTTGAACTAGGCGAGGTACCCGCCTGGGGAGTTTTTCTGATCCTTGCCCGTGAGTTGACCATTGCCGGATGGCGAGTCAATCAAGCCCAAGTCTCGGGAGCCAATCTCTGGGGCAAACTCAAAACCGTGACCCAAATTGTGGCGATCGCCCTTTTAATTACACCCCTACCTTTAGTATGGCATCCTCTGTCAATGGGAGTCTTTTGGCTAGCCGTCCTGCTCACCTGGATTTCCGGTGGACTATATCTCTGGCAGGGCCTACGATCTCCTAAAGCGCGATCGCTATAG
- a CDS encoding aspartate aminotransferase family protein, translated as MSPETLVPSLGTAPTSFTPDDFDQYVMSTYGRFPLALERGEGCRVWDTNGREYLDFVAGIATCTLGHAHPAMVEAISQQIRTLHHVSNLYYVPSQGQLAQWLVEHSCADRAFFCNSGAEANEGAIKLARKYAHTVLGIEEPVILTAQASFHGRTLATVTATGQPKYQKNFSPLVPGFHYVPYNDIQALEQAIADLDQGARRVAAIMLEALQGEGGVRPGDLAYFQRVRELCDQKGILLILDEVQVGMGRSGRYWGYENLGIEPDIFTSAKGLGGGVPIGALLCKSHCDVFQAGDHASTFGGNPLVCTVALAVCQTLEQNNILANVVARGEQLRAGLRAIAQTYPHLIQEVRGWGLINGLQIADDSDLTSVAIVKAAIDEGVLLVPAGPKVVRFVPPLIVSEAEIDQALNAVRRAIASLL; from the coding sequence GTGAGTCCAGAAACCCTTGTGCCATCGCTCGGCACAGCCCCGACGTCCTTTACGCCGGATGACTTCGATCAATACGTCATGTCCACCTACGGGCGCTTTCCATTGGCCCTAGAGCGAGGTGAGGGGTGTCGCGTGTGGGATACCAACGGGCGGGAGTATCTGGACTTTGTGGCGGGCATCGCCACCTGCACCCTCGGCCATGCCCATCCAGCCATGGTTGAGGCCATCAGTCAGCAAATTCGCACGCTGCACCACGTTTCCAATCTTTACTATGTGCCGTCCCAGGGGCAGCTTGCCCAATGGTTGGTGGAACACTCCTGCGCCGATCGCGCCTTTTTCTGCAATTCTGGTGCCGAAGCCAACGAAGGAGCCATTAAGCTCGCCCGCAAATATGCCCATACCGTCTTAGGCATTGAGGAACCGGTGATTCTCACGGCCCAAGCCAGCTTCCACGGCCGTACCCTAGCCACCGTTACCGCCACAGGACAGCCCAAATATCAAAAGAACTTCAGCCCCCTTGTGCCTGGCTTCCACTATGTCCCCTACAACGACATTCAAGCCCTAGAGCAGGCGATCGCTGACCTTGACCAAGGTGCGCGGCGGGTGGCAGCCATCATGCTGGAGGCCCTACAAGGCGAAGGTGGCGTGCGTCCTGGCGACCTGGCCTACTTCCAGCGGGTGCGCGAACTGTGTGATCAAAAAGGCATCCTGCTGATCTTGGATGAAGTGCAGGTGGGTATGGGGCGATCGGGCCGCTATTGGGGCTACGAAAACCTAGGAATTGAGCCAGATATCTTCACCTCAGCTAAGGGCTTGGGCGGCGGTGTGCCCATCGGCGCATTACTCTGCAAGTCCCACTGTGATGTCTTCCAAGCCGGGGATCATGCCAGCACCTTTGGCGGCAATCCCTTGGTCTGCACGGTGGCCCTTGCCGTATGCCAAACGCTAGAGCAAAACAATATTCTCGCTAATGTAGTGGCGCGGGGTGAGCAGTTGCGGGCAGGGCTGAGGGCGATCGCCCAAACCTATCCCCATCTCATCCAAGAGGTACGCGGCTGGGGGCTGATCAATGGCCTGCAGATTGCCGATGACAGCGACTTAACCTCCGTTGCCATTGTTAAAGCGGCCATTGATGAAGGTGTGCTGCTGGTGCCAGCCGGGCCCAAGGTGGTGCGGTTTGTGCCACCCTTGATCGTCAGCGAAGCCGAGATCGATCAGGCTCTCAATGCCGTCCGTCGAGCGATCGCTTCCCTGCTCTAA
- a CDS encoding S-methyl-5'-thioadenosine phosphorylase: protein MVRAAIGIIGGSGLYQMDALTDLQEIHIETPFGAPSDAIRVGTLDQTPVAFLARHGRHHHLLPSELPFRANIYAMKQLGVEYLISASAVGSLQADMKPLDMVLPDQFIDRTKNRASTFFGEGIVAHVAFADPICPKLSQVLAEAIASLQLDNVTLHQGGTYVCMEGPAFSTKAESNLYRSWGASVIGMTNLPEAKLAREAEIAYATLALVTDYDCWHPDHDSVTVDMVIGNLTKNAQNAQRVIQETVRRLAHHPPGSEAHSALKYAILTPLDHAPESAKQRLGLLLDKYL from the coding sequence ATGGTGCGTGCAGCGATCGGCATTATTGGCGGCAGCGGGCTCTATCAAATGGACGCCCTCACCGATCTCCAAGAGATCCACATAGAAACTCCCTTTGGAGCCCCCTCCGACGCGATCCGAGTTGGCACCCTCGACCAAACTCCTGTGGCTTTCTTGGCCCGTCATGGCCGCCATCACCACCTGCTGCCTTCGGAACTGCCGTTTCGCGCCAATATCTACGCTATGAAACAACTGGGGGTCGAGTACCTGATCTCGGCGTCAGCGGTGGGATCCTTGCAGGCCGACATGAAACCCCTGGATATGGTGCTCCCGGATCAGTTCATCGATCGCACCAAAAATCGAGCATCCACCTTCTTTGGCGAAGGCATTGTGGCCCATGTGGCCTTTGCCGACCCCATTTGCCCGAAGCTTTCCCAAGTGTTGGCAGAGGCGATCGCCAGTCTGCAGCTTGATAACGTCACCCTCCATCAGGGCGGCACCTATGTCTGCATGGAGGGCCCCGCCTTTTCCACCAAGGCAGAATCCAACCTCTATCGCAGTTGGGGCGCGTCGGTGATTGGCATGACCAACCTGCCAGAAGCCAAGCTAGCCCGCGAGGCGGAGATTGCCTACGCCACCCTGGCCTTGGTCACCGACTACGATTGCTGGCATCCCGACCACGACAGCGTCACCGTGGATATGGTCATCGGTAATTTAACCAAAAATGCCCAGAATGCCCAGCGGGTGATTCAAGAAACCGTGCGGCGGTTAGCGCACCATCCCCCCGGATCAGAGGCTCACTCCGCCTTAAAGTACGCCATTCTCACGCCCTTAGACCATGCTCCAGAATCCGCCAAACAGCGCCTAGGGCTGCTGCTGGACAAGTATTTGTAG
- a CDS encoding DNA polymerase III subunit delta', with product MVSDPFSGLIGQPQAVQLLTAAIAQERVAPAYLFVGAPGIGRRLAARAFAECLLQGGLQNQDGSDRASHLRQRITEGNHPDLLWVEPTYLHQGQLLTAAEAEEQGVKRRTPPQIRLEQIRRIAQFLGRPPLEAPRSVIVLDDANTMAEAAANGLLKTLEEPGRATLILIAPSLDSLLPTLVSRCQSIPFRRLEPTAIAQVLTQVGQTELLEQPDILALAQGSPGEAIANWQQLQTIPPEILEAIATLPTTLRSALELARTLAAQPPETQLWLVDYWQQKLWYTHQQAAALPHLEQARRCLLTFVQPRLVWDVTLLNLLELVQ from the coding sequence ATGGTATCCGACCCATTTTCCGGGCTGATTGGACAACCCCAAGCCGTTCAACTCCTGACCGCAGCGATCGCCCAAGAGCGGGTTGCGCCGGCCTATCTGTTTGTGGGAGCACCGGGCATTGGTCGGCGCTTGGCGGCGCGGGCGTTTGCCGAATGCTTGCTTCAGGGAGGCTTACAGAACCAAGATGGCAGCGATCGCGCCTCCCATCTACGTCAGCGCATTACCGAGGGCAACCATCCTGACCTGCTGTGGGTGGAGCCCACCTATCTCCACCAAGGGCAATTGCTGACGGCGGCAGAAGCGGAGGAGCAGGGCGTTAAACGTCGCACACCGCCTCAAATTCGCCTCGAACAAATTCGCCGCATTGCTCAGTTTCTCGGTCGCCCGCCCCTGGAAGCGCCCCGTTCGGTGATCGTCCTAGACGACGCCAATACCATGGCCGAGGCGGCCGCCAATGGCCTGCTCAAAACCCTAGAAGAGCCCGGTCGAGCTACGTTGATTTTGATTGCCCCTAGCCTAGATTCGCTATTGCCCACCCTCGTCTCCCGCTGCCAGAGCATTCCCTTTCGGCGACTGGAGCCAACGGCGATCGCTCAGGTGTTGACCCAGGTCGGCCAGACAGAACTGCTAGAGCAACCGGATATTCTCGCCCTAGCCCAGGGCAGTCCTGGGGAAGCGATCGCCAACTGGCAGCAACTGCAAACTATTCCTCCCGAGATTTTGGAGGCGATCGCCACCCTGCCCACCACCCTGCGATCCGCCTTGGAGCTAGCCCGCACCCTAGCCGCCCAGCCCCCAGAAACTCAGCTATGGCTAGTGGACTATTGGCAGCAAAAACTTTGGTACACCCACCAGCAGGCCGCCGCTCTCCCTCATCTAGAACAAGCCCGGCGCTGTTTACTCACCTTCGTTCAGCCTCGATTGGTGTGGGATGTCACCTTGCTCAATCTCCTAGAGCTTGTACAATAG
- the tmk gene encoding dTMP kinase: protein MAEIAQRGMTGKLIVMEGGEGGGKTTQLRYLHRWLCQLPAVQSLQAEGQITDIVVTREPGGTLTGQRIRQLLLDTSPEEPLSDRSELLLYAADRAQHVDHWLKPRLAAGVWILCDRYSASTVAYQGYGRKLDLTLIDQLNQIATGGLVSDLTLWLDVPVDVGLGRAQARGESDRMEQASLAFHQRVRQGFSQVFAQATYPVEQIDAMSDEVTVAQHIQAAMLRWLSQWYPTHFPG, encoded by the coding sequence TTGGCGGAAATTGCACAGCGCGGCATGACAGGCAAGTTGATTGTGATGGAAGGAGGAGAGGGCGGCGGCAAAACGACGCAGCTTCGCTACCTCCATCGCTGGTTATGCCAATTACCGGCAGTGCAGTCTCTGCAAGCAGAGGGGCAGATCACAGATATTGTGGTGACGAGGGAGCCAGGGGGCACTCTCACGGGGCAACGCATTCGCCAACTTCTGCTGGATACATCTCCAGAAGAACCCCTGAGCGATCGCTCAGAACTATTGCTCTATGCAGCCGACCGGGCCCAGCATGTAGACCATTGGCTCAAGCCTCGATTGGCGGCGGGAGTGTGGATTTTATGCGATCGCTACAGTGCTTCCACGGTGGCCTATCAGGGCTATGGGCGCAAGTTAGACCTGACCTTGATTGATCAGCTCAATCAAATTGCTACGGGCGGTCTAGTTAGTGACTTAACCTTGTGGCTGGATGTTCCAGTCGACGTAGGGTTAGGTCGGGCCCAGGCGCGGGGAGAGAGCGATCGCATGGAGCAGGCCAGCCTAGCGTTTCATCAACGGGTACGCCAGGGCTTTAGCCAGGTGTTTGCCCAGGCGACCTACCCCGTTGAACAGATTGACGCCATGTCGGATGAAGTGACCGTTGCCCAGCACATCCAAGCCGCCATGTTGCGATGGTTAAGCCAATGGTATCCGACCCATTTTCCGGGCTGA